In Planctomycetota bacterium, a single window of DNA contains:
- a CDS encoding SIS domain-containing protein yields the protein MSEPSLVDWVASYVAHQDRAISSVPTVAIAAAIELVRRAGREGKRIFVCGNGGSAANASHFVTDLGKNASEAAGRPFRVLSLADNVSWITAIGNDYAYEDIFVRQLGNHAAAGDVLILASVSGNSPNLVKAAEYARREGLATLALVGGKRGRLADLCDHVLVVDDHHYGRVEDAQMNILHMICYAVVELSG from the coding sequence ATGTCCGAACCGTCCCTCGTCGATTGGGTCGCCAGCTACGTCGCCCACCAGGACCGGGCGATCTCCTCGGTGCCGACGGTCGCCATCGCCGCCGCAATCGAACTGGTGCGGCGCGCGGGGCGCGAGGGGAAGAGGATCTTCGTCTGCGGCAACGGCGGCAGTGCGGCCAACGCGTCCCATTTCGTCACCGACCTCGGAAAAAACGCCTCCGAAGCGGCGGGGCGACCGTTCCGTGTGCTGTCCCTCGCCGACAACGTCTCGTGGATCACCGCGATCGGCAACGACTACGCCTACGAGGACATCTTCGTCCGTCAACTGGGCAACCATGCCGCCGCCGGTGACGTTCTGATCCTGGCGAGCGTCAGCGGCAACTCGCCGAACCTCGTGAAGGCCGCCGAGTACGCGCGCCGCGAGGGGCTCGCAACCCTGGCCCTCGTCGGCGGCAAGCGGGGCCGGTTGGCCGATCTGTGCGACCACGTGCTCGTGGTCGACGACCATCACTACGGCCGGGTCGAGGATGCCCAGATGAACATCCTCCACATGATCTGCTATGCCGTCGTGGAGCTGAGCGGCTGA
- a CDS encoding PEP-CTERM sorting domain-containing protein, with protein sequence MSSQGRHCARWSGWFVTAVSMIACAGPTVAGTIETFSGPGAQSWFTNTVVAGGTNRYAASFGVSGTNPTTEPLTFPTPNAVNGYQYQLTTSGSFGFVQTPVGLSAAGLDTATKTLIITPLTGDGLRLPTAVGANFSLWNFDTGQLVSGTISISVNNATAQTFSVTTGTSPSDNYIGFASYVNPIEPITSLRVNYVSAGSFPNDTNTYVTVNNMLVGVAVPEPSTMMLAGVGLVGACVAGMRKKRRVTTALLIAAMTSVSLNAISVSPTGRPITPQSITRTA encoded by the coding sequence ATGTCCAGCCAGGGTCGCCATTGCGCGCGGTGGAGCGGATGGTTCGTGACGGCGGTGTCGATGATCGCCTGCGCCGGCCCGACGGTCGCCGGCACCATCGAGACGTTTTCCGGGCCGGGGGCCCAGTCGTGGTTCACCAACACGGTCGTCGCCGGCGGCACGAACCGGTACGCCGCGTCGTTCGGCGTCTCGGGAACCAATCCCACGACCGAACCGCTGACGTTCCCGACTCCCAATGCCGTCAATGGCTATCAGTACCAGCTCACCACGTCGGGGAGCTTCGGCTTCGTGCAGACCCCGGTCGGTCTGTCGGCTGCCGGATTGGACACCGCCACGAAGACCCTGATCATCACGCCCCTGACCGGTGACGGTCTGCGCCTACCGACCGCCGTTGGCGCCAATTTCTCACTATGGAATTTCGACACCGGGCAACTGGTCAGCGGGACGATCTCGATCTCGGTCAACAACGCGACGGCGCAGACCTTTTCGGTCACCACCGGGACGTCGCCGAGCGACAATTATATCGGCTTCGCGTCGTACGTGAATCCGATCGAGCCGATCACGTCGCTGCGGGTGAACTACGTGTCGGCAGGTTCGTTTCCCAACGACACGAACACCTACGTCACCGTCAACAACATGCTCGTCGGCGTCGCCGTGCCGGAGCCGTCGACGATGATGCTCGCCGGCGTCGGTTTGGTAGGCGCCTGCGTCGCCGGCATGCGCAAGAAACGGCGCGTCACCACGGCGCTGCTGATCGCCGCAATGACGAGCGTCTCGCTCAACGCGATCAGCGTCTCACCGACCGGCCGGCCGATCACACCTCAGAGCATCACCCGGACGGCGTGA
- a CDS encoding Gfo/Idh/MocA family oxidoreductase produces MAIQPILPRRPVVATRPSRRDFLGRGIAAASAAGTVLALRAPAVHAAGSDQIPAALIGCGGRGGGAAVDALSVSGKPVKIVALADVFKDRAEIVRRSIGEQFKDQVDVPDDRVFIGFDAYDKAIESLAPGGIAIFATPVAFRAAHFAKAIERGCHVFMEKPVSIDGPSTKRIIELAAKADEKKLKVGVGLMCRHCDRRRELFDRLRAGEAGELMDFRGYRMHTPAQSFELFPGPPEGLSELLWQIRRFHGFLWASGGIYSDYYVHHIDEVCWMKGGWPVKAEATGGRHYKGRLDDQNFDNYAVEYTFDDGTKFFYSGRHTKNCDQKFGVFGQGTKGAFTISASGHSPAKCAIYKGQKSEKDNLVWTAEQPEPNPYRREWEHLVAAILADEPYNEAVRGAEASLATAMGRVAAHTGKAVTFDELLNSPDDMTAGVATFTADSPAPVTLGPDFSYPVPMPGRFKYEYHD; encoded by the coding sequence ATGGCCATCCAACCGATCCTGCCACGGCGTCCGGTCGTGGCCACGCGACCGTCGCGGCGCGACTTCCTCGGCCGTGGCATCGCTGCCGCGTCGGCGGCCGGGACCGTGCTCGCCCTCCGCGCTCCGGCGGTCCATGCCGCCGGCAGCGACCAGATCCCGGCGGCGCTGATCGGCTGCGGCGGTCGTGGCGGCGGCGCGGCGGTCGACGCCCTCTCGGTGTCGGGCAAGCCGGTCAAGATCGTCGCCTTGGCCGACGTCTTCAAGGACCGCGCCGAGATCGTCCGCCGTTCGATCGGCGAGCAGTTCAAGGATCAGGTCGACGTCCCGGACGACCGGGTGTTCATCGGTTTCGACGCCTACGACAAGGCGATCGAGTCGCTCGCGCCCGGCGGGATCGCGATCTTCGCGACGCCGGTCGCCTTCCGTGCGGCTCACTTCGCCAAGGCGATCGAGAGGGGCTGCCACGTGTTCATGGAGAAGCCGGTCTCGATCGACGGCCCGAGCACCAAGCGGATCATCGAACTGGCCGCCAAGGCTGACGAGAAGAAACTCAAGGTCGGCGTCGGGCTGATGTGCCGCCACTGCGACCGCCGCCGCGAACTGTTCGACCGGCTCCGCGCCGGCGAGGCGGGGGAATTGATGGACTTCCGCGGCTACCGGATGCACACGCCGGCCCAGAGCTTCGAACTGTTTCCCGGTCCGCCCGAAGGGCTCAGCGAACTGCTCTGGCAGATCCGGCGGTTCCACGGCTTCCTCTGGGCCAGCGGCGGGATCTACAGCGACTACTACGTCCACCACATCGACGAGGTGTGCTGGATGAAGGGGGGCTGGCCGGTGAAGGCCGAGGCCACCGGCGGACGGCACTACAAGGGACGGCTCGACGACCAGAACTTCGACAACTACGCCGTCGAATACACGTTCGACGACGGGACGAAGTTCTTCTATTCGGGTCGGCACACGAAGAACTGCGACCAGAAGTTCGGCGTCTTCGGCCAGGGCACGAAGGGGGCATTCACGATCTCCGCCAGCGGCCATTCCCCCGCCAAGTGCGCGATCTACAAGGGACAGAAGTCGGAGAAGGACAATCTCGTCTGGACGGCCGAGCAGCCGGAGCCCAATCCCTACCGCCGCGAGTGGGAGCACCTCGTCGCTGCGATCCTCGCCGACGAGCCCTACAACGAAGCCGTCCGCGGGGCGGAGGCGAGCCTGGCGACGGCGATGGGGCGTGTGGCGGCCCACACCGGGAAGGCGGTCACGTTCGACGAATTGCTCAACAGCCCCGACGACATGACCGCCGGCGTGGCGACGTTCACCGCCGACTCGCCGGCACCGGTCACGCTCGGTCCCGACTTCAGCTACCCCGTGCCGATGCCGGGGCGGTTCAAGTACGAATACCACGACTGA
- a CDS encoding D-arabino 3-hexulose 6-phosphate aldehyde lyase has protein sequence MRPIVQISLDLTNLDEALATAAMALGAGVDWLEAGTPLILAEGLHGVRALRQAFPGVPIVADLKTMDGGYLEAEMMAKAGATHVVVMARAHEETIKCVVRAGADFGAKVMGDNMVCPDMVAGAKWLEDLGCDYVVHHVGYDERRGIAAAGRRMPSPLDQLREVVAAVRVPVQAVGGLSLEQAIACPSYGAPLVVLGAPLTIDADAFRTADGNLAASLRMICDAVHSQRVPDRSPGA, from the coding sequence ATGCGACCGATCGTCCAGATCTCGCTCGACCTCACGAACCTCGACGAGGCGCTGGCGACCGCCGCGATGGCGCTCGGCGCCGGGGTCGATTGGCTGGAGGCGGGCACACCCTTGATCCTCGCCGAGGGGCTGCACGGCGTTCGCGCGCTGCGGCAGGCATTTCCGGGGGTGCCGATCGTCGCCGACCTGAAGACGATGGACGGCGGCTACCTCGAGGCGGAGATGATGGCCAAGGCGGGCGCGACCCATGTCGTCGTCATGGCCCGCGCGCACGAAGAGACGATCAAGTGCGTTGTCCGGGCGGGGGCCGACTTCGGTGCCAAGGTGATGGGCGACAACATGGTCTGCCCCGACATGGTCGCCGGGGCGAAGTGGCTCGAGGACCTCGGCTGCGACTACGTCGTCCACCATGTCGGCTACGACGAACGGCGCGGGATCGCCGCCGCGGGCCGGCGCATGCCCAGCCCCCTCGACCAACTCCGCGAGGTCGTCGCCGCGGTCCGTGTGCCGGTCCAGGCGGTGGGAGGCCTGTCGCTCGAGCAGGCGATCGCCTGCCCGTCCTACGGCGCGCCGCTGGTCGTGCTCGGGGCGCCGCTGACGATCGACGCCGACGCCTTCCGCACCGCCGACGGCAACCTTGCCGCGTCGCTGCGAATGATCTGCGACGCCGTCCATTCCCAGCGCGTCCCCGACCGCAGCCCGGGGGCCTGA
- a CDS encoding zinc-binding dehydrogenase: MPTAVVNFAAARGSVELRDVTPPAIGDTDVLLEVANVGVCGSDLHQWTGDHSWQVNYPVVLGHEFCGTIAAVGSEVRGWREGARVVSETAAVIDPDCPLSRRGLYNLDPSRKGFGYGVDGAMTRFVRVPSRILHAIPDHLPFEQACLTEPCCVAYSAVVKNARIEPGDRVVVLGPGTIGILCAAMARLCGADVAVVGLAGDTTRLEVARRYGCEPIVGDARDWALARDGLGCDGVIDAAGVSATLQAALDLVRPAGWISKVGWGRAPLGFSLDPLVQKNVTLQGSFSHNWPIWERVIALLSSGRFDVRPIIGGVWSFEHWHDAFEQMHSGAVVKSVLAPT; this comes from the coding sequence ATGCCCACCGCCGTCGTCAACTTCGCCGCCGCCCGCGGCTCGGTCGAGCTCCGCGACGTCACGCCGCCGGCCATCGGAGACACCGACGTCCTCCTCGAGGTCGCCAACGTCGGCGTCTGCGGCAGCGATCTCCACCAGTGGACCGGCGACCATTCCTGGCAGGTCAACTATCCAGTCGTCCTCGGCCACGAGTTCTGCGGCACGATCGCAGCGGTGGGGAGCGAGGTCCGCGGCTGGCGCGAGGGCGCGCGCGTCGTCAGCGAGACCGCGGCGGTCATCGATCCTGACTGCCCACTCTCGCGGCGCGGGCTCTACAACCTCGACCCGTCGCGGAAAGGGTTCGGCTACGGCGTCGACGGTGCGATGACACGCTTTGTCCGCGTCCCGTCCCGGATCCTCCACGCCATCCCCGACCATCTCCCGTTCGAGCAGGCCTGCCTGACGGAGCCCTGCTGCGTCGCCTACTCGGCCGTGGTGAAGAACGCACGGATCGAACCCGGCGACCGCGTCGTCGTCCTCGGCCCGGGCACGATCGGGATTCTCTGCGCGGCGATGGCGAGGCTGTGTGGGGCCGACGTGGCCGTCGTCGGTCTGGCCGGCGACACCACGCGGCTCGAGGTCGCGCGGCGGTACGGCTGCGAGCCGATCGTCGGCGACGCCCGCGACTGGGCGCTGGCCCGCGACGGCCTCGGCTGCGACGGCGTCATCGACGCAGCCGGCGTCAGCGCCACGCTCCAGGCCGCGCTCGACCTCGTCCGCCCAGCCGGCTGGATCAGCAAGGTGGGGTGGGGGCGGGCGCCGCTGGGCTTCAGCCTCGATCCGCTCGTCCAGAAGAACGTCACCCTCCAGGGGAGCTTCAGCCACAACTGGCCGATCTGGGAGCGAGTCATCGCGCTGCTGTCGTCGGGACGTTTCGATGTCCGCCCGATCATCGGCGGCGTCTGGTCGTTCGAGCACTGGCACGATGCCTTCGAGCAGATGCACTCCGGAGCGGTGGTGAAGAGCGTCCTCGCCCCGACCTGA
- a CDS encoding amidohydrolase family protein has product MATPPTPAAGDLVVHGGTLVLPDRLVPEGSVVCRGGRIVAVGPLAARPAGVTAIDARGGLIAPGFVDLHVHGGGGADFMDATPDAVRRVLACHARHGTTTLFPTTTTGAPAEIAALLAACRAVRDSWTPAAGARIAGVHVYGPYFAADKVGCHPSSGRRDPLPREYRGWFRDDLVRIATCAAELPGAVAFYRTAARRGCLVTCGHSNATWGEMATAFRAGVRHVDHFWCAMSSVTSLRARCGTPMEAGMEQFVLATPEMGTEVIADGAHLGPELLAFALSMLGPRRLCLVTDSSRALDMPPGRYRFGHEARGSWFESDGSVGRAAGSLASSVVGMDHCVRTMQSATRADLPTVIRLASLTPAERAGIAAEVGSLEPGKRADILLLSRRLAVRRTIIAGVPLPG; this is encoded by the coding sequence GTGGCCACTCCCCCCACCCCCGCCGCCGGCGACCTCGTCGTCCACGGCGGCACGCTCGTCCTCCCCGATCGGCTCGTGCCGGAGGGGAGCGTCGTCTGCCGTGGCGGCCGGATCGTCGCGGTCGGCCCGCTGGCAGCCCGGCCCGCCGGCGTGACCGCCATCGACGCCCGGGGGGGCCTGATCGCCCCCGGATTCGTCGACCTCCACGTCCATGGTGGTGGCGGCGCCGACTTCATGGATGCCACGCCCGATGCGGTGCGCCGCGTCCTCGCCTGCCATGCCAGGCACGGGACGACGACGCTGTTTCCCACCACCACGACCGGCGCCCCGGCCGAGATCGCGGCGCTGCTGGCGGCCTGCCGCGCGGTGCGCGACTCCTGGACCCCCGCCGCGGGGGCGCGGATCGCCGGGGTCCACGTCTACGGTCCCTACTTCGCCGCCGACAAGGTCGGCTGCCACCCATCCTCAGGCCGCCGTGATCCCCTGCCGCGCGAGTACCGCGGCTGGTTCCGTGACGATCTGGTGCGGATCGCCACCTGCGCCGCCGAACTGCCGGGGGCGGTGGCGTTCTACCGCACCGCGGCGCGGCGCGGCTGCCTCGTGACCTGCGGCCACTCCAATGCCACCTGGGGAGAGATGGCCACCGCGTTCCGCGCCGGCGTGCGCCACGTCGATCACTTCTGGTGCGCGATGAGCTCCGTGACCTCGCTCCGCGCCCGCTGCGGGACGCCGATGGAGGCGGGGATGGAGCAGTTCGTGCTCGCCACGCCGGAGATGGGGACCGAGGTGATCGCCGATGGCGCCCACCTCGGCCCGGAGTTGCTCGCCTTCGCCCTTTCGATGCTCGGGCCGCGCCGGTTGTGCCTGGTGACCGACTCAAGCCGGGCCCTCGACATGCCGCCGGGGCGTTACCGGTTCGGCCACGAAGCCCGAGGCAGCTGGTTCGAGAGCGATGGCTCCGTCGGCCGGGCCGCCGGCTCGCTGGCCAGTTCGGTCGTCGGCATGGACCACTGCGTGCGCACGATGCAGTCCGCGACCCGCGCCGACCTGCCGACGGTGATCCGCCTCGCCAGCCTGACCCCCGCCGAACGGGCCGGGATCGCCGCCGAGGTCGGGAGCCTCGAGCCCGGCAAGCGGGCCGACATCCTCCTCCTTTCGCGGCGGCTGGCCGTCCGCCGCACGATCATCGCCGGGGTCCCGCTGCCGGGCTGA